One region of Clostridia bacterium genomic DNA includes:
- a CDS encoding nucleotidyl transferase AbiEii/AbiGii toxin family protein yields the protein MPELIMSKERHLLLAQLKEKGLLRDFYLAGGTGLALLLRHRWSEDLDFFSAQEFDSLALVTKLAELGDFTVTRQAEGTVHGFMGKVKVSFLHYPYPLLDEFECYQGVKIAGLRDIAAMKLVALVQRGTKKDFIDLYCLEKEKFRLEEMISLVEKKFEVPNYQTLIIKAWGYFVDAEQEATPQMFWDISWEEIKAHFLKRQRQFVDYYFNR from the coding sequence GTGCCTGAATTGATCATGTCCAAAGAAAGACATCTTTTGCTTGCCCAATTAAAGGAAAAGGGTTTGTTGCGAGATTTTTATTTGGCTGGGGGTACTGGTTTAGCCCTGCTTTTGAGGCACCGCTGGTCAGAGGATTTGGATTTTTTTAGTGCTCAGGAATTTGATTCTTTAGCATTGGTGACTAAGTTAGCTGAGCTGGGTGATTTTACGGTGACTAGGCAGGCTGAGGGTACGGTGCATGGTTTTATGGGTAAAGTAAAGGTTAGCTTTTTACATTATCCGTATCCTCTTTTGGATGAATTTGAGTGCTACCAGGGGGTTAAGATTGCTGGGCTCCGGGATATTGCGGCCATGAAATTGGTTGCTTTGGTACAAAGAGGCACTAAAAAGGATTTTATAGATTTATATTGTTTAGAAAAAGAAAAGTTCCGGCTGGAAGAAATGATTAGTTTAGTAGAGAAAAAATTTGAGGTGCCTAATTATCAGACCTTAATTATTAAAGCTTGGGGTTATTTTGTAGATGCAGAGCAGGAGGCGACTCCGCAAATGTTTTGGGATATTTCCTGGGAGGAAATTAAAGCTCATTTTTTAAAGAGGCAGCGGCAATTTGTTGATTATTATTTTAATCGCTAA
- the rplL gene encoding 50S ribosomal protein L7/L12 produces MSKINEIIEAVKELTVLELSELVKAFEEEFGVSAAAPVAMAAVPAAGVAEEEEDEKTEFDVVLSEIGPKKINVIKVVREITGLGLKDAKDLVDQAPKAIKEGVSKDEAEEIKAKLAEVGATVELK; encoded by the coding sequence ATGTCTAAAATTAATGAAATTATTGAAGCTGTAAAGGAATTAACCGTTTTGGAGCTTTCGGAATTGGTTAAAGCTTTTGAGGAGGAATTTGGGGTTTCGGCTGCGGCTCCGGTAGCTATGGCTGCTGTTCCAGCTGCAGGTGTGGCCGAAGAAGAGGAAGATGAAAAAACTGAATTTGATGTGGTGTTAAGTGAGATCGGTCCCAAGAAAATCAATGTAATTAAAGTGGTTCGTGAAATTACTGGTTTGGGACTCAAGGATGCCAAAGACTTAGTTGATCAGGCTCCTAAGGCAATTAAGGAAGGAGTCAGTAAAGACGAAGCTGAAGAAATTAAAGCTAAATTAGCCGAAGTTGGGGCAACTGTGGAGCTGAAGTAA
- the rplJ gene encoding 50S ribosomal protein L10, translated as MSSREQKKQVVAEISTNLQKAQSVVFVNYSGLNVSKITELRAKLRQVGAEMKVVKNTLARRAVADCGLEGLTPYLDGPTASVFSNLDPVSGPQVLKEFAKKNKRLIIKGGALENKALDAEGVRALADLPSRDELLTQVVWGMQGLIVGLVNVLQGPQRKFVYAVEALRQEKEN; from the coding sequence TTGTCTAGTCGGGAACAAAAAAAACAGGTTGTTGCAGAAATAAGTACTAACTTACAAAAAGCCCAATCAGTTGTTTTTGTGAATTACAGTGGTTTAAATGTCAGCAAAATTACGGAATTAAGGGCAAAATTAAGGCAAGTCGGGGCGGAAATGAAAGTAGTAAAAAACACGTTGGCCCGTCGTGCTGTTGCTGATTGTGGTCTAGAAGGATTAACCCCTTATTTAGATGGGCCTACTGCTAGTGTTTTTAGTAATCTTGATCCAGTTTCCGGACCACAAGTATTAAAGGAGTTTGCTAAAAAGAATAAGCGATTGATTATTAAAGGGGGTGCTTTAGAAAATAAAGCACTGGACGCAGAGGGAGTCAGGGCTTTAGCTGATTTGCCTTCTCGTGATGAATTACTTACCCAGGTTGTTTGGGGAATGCAGGGTTTAATTGTTGGTTTAGTTAATGTACTGCAAGGCCCACAAAGAAAATTTGTTTATGCCGTGGAAGCTTTACGGCAAGAAAAAGAAAATTAA